In Rhododendron vialii isolate Sample 1 chromosome 9a, ASM3025357v1, the following are encoded in one genomic region:
- the LOC131301333 gene encoding pre-mRNA-splicing factor ATP-dependent RNA helicase DEAH10-like, translated as MDEVRSHDILIIVGETGSGKTTQLPQYLFNAGFCRDGKIIGITQPRRVAAVSVAKRVAEECGVEMGQRVGYSIRFDDMTSSSTRIKYMTDGLSLREALLDKYLSKYSVIIVDEAHERTVDTDVLLGILKSVQKARSGPINQLPNIDHTKANNGVVIDEENDSQRARSLNRCRGLKLSPLKLIIMSASLDARGFSEYFGGARAVHVQGRQFPVDIFYTKAPEIDYLDATLITIFQIHLEEGAGDVLVFLTGQEEIESVERLVLEKLQQLPEEKRKLKVLPIYSSLPSEKQMQVFMPAPIGFRKVILATNIAETSVTIPGIKYVIDPGLVKARTYSARTGMESLVVVPTSKAQALQRSGRAGHEGPGKCFRLYPEREFEKLSDSTVPEIKRCNLSKVVLQLKALGVDIIGFDFMEKPLREAVIKSLEFLALLGALTEESRLSKPVGHQMARLPLDPTHAKALILASQFNCLEEMLITVAMLSVESIFYVPREKLEEARTAAKCFSSLEGDHLTLINVYRASDELFEKSKIGNNREKAEKNMRKWCKENFINSRSVRQARDIHRQIRENVEQMGLHVASCGDDMLQFRRCLAAAFFLNAALKQPDGTYRVFSSGQSVQIHPSSVLFRTKPDCLIFDELVRTNHNYIRNVSRVDYLWLPELAPQYYTLKE; from the exons ATGGATGAGGTCAGGAGTCACGACATTCTTATAATTGTTGGTGAAACTGGAAGTGGAAAAACAACAC AGTTGCCACAATATCTATTTAATGCGGGATTCTGCCGTGATGGGAAAATCATCGGGATCACTCAACCTAGACGTGTTGCCGCTGTTAGTGTTGCAAAACGGGTAGCTGAGGAATGTGGTGTTGAAATGGGCCAAAGAGTTGGGTATTCCATTAGATTTGATGACATGACTTCCAGTTCCACACGGATCAAATACATGACAGATGGGTTGTCATTGAG GGAAGCATTATTGGACAAATATCTATCTAAGTACTCTGTTATTATTGTTGATGAGGCTCATGAGAGAACTGTTGACACTGATGTCTTGCTGGGCATACTGAAAAGTGTACAGAAAGCTAGGTCGGGACCCATCAATCAACTCCCTAATATCGATCACACAAAGGCAAACAATGGAGTGGTGATAGACGAAGAAAATGATTCTCAACGTGCTCGTAGTCTCAATCGATGCCGAGGCCTAAAGCTCAGTCCCTTGAAGTTAATCATCATGTCTGCCAGTCTGGATGCACGTGGTTTTTCTGAGTACTTTGGTGGTGCAAGAGCTGTTCATGTTCAAGGGCGACAGTTTCCTGTTGATATATTCTACACTAAAGCTCCTGAGATAGATTACCTTGATGCCACTTTAATAACTATATTTCAG ATACATTTGGAAGAGGGTGCTGGTGATGTACTTGTGTTCCTTACTGGCCAAGAGGAGATTGAATCGGTCGAGAGGCTTGTCCTAGAAAAACTTCAACAGTTACCTGAAGAAAAACGGAAGTTAAAAGTTTTGCCTATATACTCATCTCTTCCATCTGAAAAGCAGATGCAGGTCTTCATGCCAGCTCCAATTGGATTTCGCAAG GTAATACTAGCAACCAATATTGCTGAGACATCTGTAACTATACCTGGAATTAAGTATGTGATCGATCCTGGATTGGTGAAAGCACGCACCTACTCTGCTCGTACAGGAATGGAATCGTTGGTTGTTGTTCCAACTTCAAAAGCACAGGCTCTTCAAAGGAG TGGACGTGCAGGCCATGAAGGACCTGGCAAGTGCTTCCGCCTCTATCCGGAGAGGGAATTCGAGAAACTCAGTGATTCCACAGTTCCAGAGATCAAGCGTTGCAACCTCTCAAAAGTCGTTTTGCAACTTAAGGCTCTTGGTGTTGATATTATTGGCTTCGACTTCATGGAAAAACCGTTAAG GGAAGCTGTTATCAAATCATTGGAGTTTCTGGCCTTGCTAGGTGCTCTAACAGAAGAATCCAGATTGTCAAAACCAGTTGGACATCAAATGGCCCGGCTGCCGTTAGATCCAACTCATGCCAAGGCACTGATCTTGGCTAGTCAGTTTAATTGCTTGGAAGAAATGTTAATAACTGTCGCAATGCTCTCAGTGGAATCTATTTTCTATGTGCCTCGTGAGAAGCTAGAGGAG GCTCGGACTGCAGCAAAGTGCTTCTCAAGTCTGGAGGGAGACCATCTGACATTGATTAATGTATACCGTGCTTCTGATGAGTTATTTGAGAAGAGCAAGATAGGAAACAACAGAGAAAAAGCTGAAAAAAACATGAGAAAAtggtgcaaagaaaatttcatcaaTAGCCGCTCCGTAAGGCAAGCTCGAGACATTCACAG GCAAATTCGGGAAAATGTTGAACAGATGGGTCTGCATGTTGCTTCTTGTGGAGACGATATGCTTCAATTTCGTCGTTGCCTTGCTGCTGCATTTTTCCTCAATGCAGCTTTGAAGCAGCCTGATGGTACATACAG GGTTTTTTCAAGTGGTCAGTCGGTGCAGATCCACCCTTCTTCTGTGTTATTCAGGACAAAACCAGACTGCTTAATTTTTGATGAACTAGTACGTACAAATCATAATTACATTCGAAATGTGTCTAGAGTTGACTACTTGTGGTTACCTGAGCTGGCTCCTCAATACTACACATTGAAGGAGTAG
- the LOC131299689 gene encoding uncharacterized protein LOC131299689, translating to MGSFNPLAIILKENKLTGPNYVDWKRNLNIVLTAEGHKYVLTTACPPIPEENATEQEAKPYKDWVKADEMARCYILASMSNILQHQHQAMETASDMMLNLKEMFGDQNQAARLVAMKELVSITHVEGTPVRDHVLKMIALLNELEILGAEIDGETQIDFVLNSLQSESFKQFRLTYSMNKMHLSLAELLKELQAAEGLLVAKKPPSVLVAEKASTSKPKGKKKQNKSQKKVVEAVHAPQGGVKKPTGKYFHCKQKGH from the coding sequence atgggctctttcaatccacttgccattattctcaaagaaaataaacttactggaccaaactatgttgactggaaaagaaacttgaatattgtgttaactgctgagggcCACAAATATGTGCTTACTACGGCGTGCCCTCCTATACCTGAAGAAaatgccacagaacaggaagcaaagccttataaagattgggttaaggctgatgagatggcgcggtgttatattttggcttctatgtcgaatatattgcaacatcagcatcaagctatggaaactgcttctgatatgatgctgaacctcaaagaaatgtttggggatcagaatcaggcagcaaggctagttgctatgaaagaattggtgagcatcacccatgttgaagggaccccggttagggatcatgttctaaagatgatagctcttcttaatgaactagagatccttggagctgaaattgatggggaaacccagatcgatttcgttctcaactcactgcagtctgagagttttaagcagtttcgcctgacttattctatgaacaaaatgcatttatctttggcggaacttcttaaggaactccaagcagctgagggtcttttggttgcgaagaaaccaccatcagtgcTAGTGGCTGAGaaggcttctacttctaagccgaaaggcaagaagaagcagaataagtctcagaaaaaggttgtggaggcagttcatgcgcctcaaggtggagtgaaaaagcctacgGGCAAGTAttttcactgcaagcagaaAGGACACTGA